In Thermococcus sp., the DNA window CTCGTCACAGGATACTGCCCGCTCTCGTCCTTTTCAACGGCCTTGACCATATCCCATATCGTCAGCAGAGCGACGCTAACTCCGGTTAGGGCCTCCATCTCAACGCCAGTCTTATAAACCGCGCGAACCTCGCAGGTGGCCTCTATGTAATCCTCGCCAAACTCAAAGGTTAAGTCAACGCCGGTCAGTAGTATCGGGTGGCAGAGGGGGATGAGTTCCGGCGTTTTCTTCACGGCCAGAATCCCGGCTATCTGGGCCGCTGCTATAACGTTGCCTTTCTTCGTCTTTCCGGCCCTTATAAGCTCAATGGTTTCAGGCCTTAGGTGAATCCTGCCCTTTGCTATAGCCTTCCTGAAGACCTCGCCCTTGTGGCCGACCTCAACCATCTTGACACCATTCTCATCGACGTGGGTAAGTTCTCTCATGGTCCAAACCTCCTGTGGAAAGATTTATCCCTTTGCAACCCCCATGGGACGCATTCTCGCAACGAGGTTCGCTATGCCCGCCTCGTGGACTACGTTGACGACGTTGTCAACGCTCTTGTAAGCACCGGGCGCTTCTTCAGCAACGACCCTCATCGAGGCGGCCCTCACGTAGATGCCCCTCTGAGCGAGCTCGTTCTTCAGCCTGTCGCCGCGGTACTGTCTCGTTGCGGCCTTCCTACTGAGTAATCTTCCGGCACCGTGGCACGAACTGCCAAATGTTTCGCGCATTGAGCCTTCTGCTCCAGCCAAGACGTAGCTCGCGGTTCCCATCGAGCCGGGGATAAGGACTGGCTGGCCGACGTCGCGGTAGGCTCTGGGAACGTCCGGATGTCCTGCAGGGAACGCCCTCGTGGCTCCCTTTCTGTGGACAACCACCTTAACCTTCTTCCCGTCGACCTCGTGCTCCTCGACCTTCGCTATGTTGTGGGCGACGTCATAGACGATGCTCATCTCCATGTCCTCCGCCTTCCTCTTGAAGACCTCCTCGAAGCTCTCCCTGACCCAGTGGGTTATCATCTGCCTGTTGGCCCAGGCGAAGTTGGCGGCTGCCTTCATTGCACTGAAATATCTCTGCCCTTCTTCGGTCTGGAAGGGGACGCTGACAAGCTCGCGGTCAGGCCACGGCACGTTGTACTTCCTATTGGCTTTTTCCATTATCCTGAGGTAGTCGCTCGCAACCTGGTGGCCGAGCCCCCTGCTCCCTGTGTGAACCATCACAACTACCTGCCCCTCGAAGAGGCCGTATGCCTTCGCGATTCTCTCGTCGAAGATTTTATCAACGACCTGAACCTCTAGGAAGTGGTTTCCCGAACCGAGGGAGCCGAGCTGGGGCGCTCCACGCTGTTTTGCCTTCTGGCTAACCGCGTTGGGATCGGCCCCTTCCATCCTCCCGCCTTCCTCGAGGTGCTCAAGGTCTTCTTTCCAGCCATAGCCGTTCTCAACTGCCCACTTTGCACCGTCCGCTAAAACATCGTCGAGTTTACTCCAGTGGAGCCTTACCCTGCCTTTGCTCCCAAGGCCAGACGGCACGTTCTTGAAGAGCGTGTCAACAAGTTCTTTGATGTGCGGTCTGACCTCCTTCTCCGTTAGGTTCGTTCTGATGAGACGGACGCCGCAGTTGTGAACAACGAGACCGTTGGCTATGAAGTTGTGGGCCTCGTGGTAAACACCAATGTCATAGAGCTTTTTGGAGTCACTTTTTATCCTCTCGACTTCAATTACCGGGTCGAGCACGAATCCACCTTCGAGCCCATAGGTTTTTAGGAAGCTCTGGAAGTCGGGTAGAAGTTCTCTCATCTTTCTGTTCCTCTGGACTAAGTTGCTCTCCGAGATGTTCTCCCCTATCACGATTTTTCTCCTTAAGTATTCCGCGAAGATCAATGCGTAGGGTTTCTGGGCAGTGTACTCGTAGCCAATCTTGGAGAGGAAGTTGTATATCTCCCTTGTGTTGGAGTATATTACAAGCCTGTACATTACCCGATTGTCATACTCTTTGACTTTTCTTACATGCGAGGTGACGTCAAACTCTGCCAGCAGTTCCTTAATTGAATTTAGAAATCTCACGAGACTTTCTTCGAGTTCTTTAGTCTTAACTGCAGTGAGGGATATGGAATTTGGTGTGTACTTGTGCTTATCTGAAATCAATCTTGGCTTGCTTCCATCTGCACCGAAAAGCCCCGCCAGGAAGTTCCTCTTAACCCATTTGGGAGCCTTTTTAATCCACTCCGGAACATCGAAGTCAACGTTAGTTTTCTTGCCCACTGGGGCACCCAGCTTGATAAGGAGTTTTGAAAACGCCTTTGATGTGGTCTTTATTGAGTACTTGGTTCCCGTGGTCTCAAACTCTTCCCATGCAGTCCTGACATTTCCCTTTCTGGTCCTCTTATAAACCTTGGAAGCCCTGATGTTAAAGTAGAACTTAATGTCTTTCCTAAGGGATTCCAGCCCTCCTTCGTCTCCATAGAAAAAGGTGATTATCCTCTCCCTTCCGTTACTCTCGCTGTAAATGTCAAAGGATCCATCGCCTATGAAGTATCCCAGTATCCTTGCCAGAATTCCAATCCTTGGGTCGTCCATCCTCAGCGGGAGCAGTCCCCTCTCTTCCAAGTACTTCACCAGTTGTCTGTCTTCGTCTTTGAAATCCTTGCGAGTTAAAAGGACCCTCACCTCAGGCTCTTCGTACTCGATTCCCTCGAATGGGTAGACGGCAACTAAATCACCGGGCCTTATATCTTTTGCCATTATGTACCCGTTCTCCGTTAGTACGGGATGATCTCCTGAGGCCTTAAGAACCCTCCCACTTGCGAGCTTTATCTCGTATATTTCTTCATCACTGTCCCTCTCCGCGACCAGCATTATTCTGGAGTGATCGTTGTGACCTTCCTTCGCGTTATAGACCTTTAGTGGAATCCTTTTGAATGCTTTAGGAAGATCCTTTACCTGAATCCTGAATCCCAAATCGCTTATAACCTCAGTCTCTTCGTGAAGGCAATTCACATCGTAGCCCACACCTCCAGGGCTTATTACACCCTCCTTTGCGTCAAAGGCGGCAACTCCTCCTATCGGGAAGCCGTAGCCTTGGTGTCCGTCGGGCATGACTATTGAGTACTTGTAGATGCCCGAGAGCATAGCGACGTTTGCCGCCTGCTCAAGCGTCTTATCATTCTTCATCTTTTCTATAAGCTGGTCGTCTGCGTAGACCCTCCCAGGGACGCGCATTCTCTTATCAAACTCCGGTATCTCCCACCGGATCCTGTCTATCCTCCTCAGAGGTACCATGCTCTCACCCTCCTTACGGTCGTTTTCAACCAATATAATTTTTATTACCTTGCCAAAAGACAGATGGGATGGTAAATGGGAAACCTGTTCCGCAACATAGAGCAGTTGATAGCCGGGAACTTTGCCAGGAGCACCGTGATGACACTGCTCACCCTCTACATAATCCGAGAAACGAGCGTCAGTAACTTTGGTGTTTACTCAACCGTTCTCGCGTTTTCCTCGATTACCATGGCCTTTGTGAATTTTGGGCTCGACACCTATCTTACTCGGGAGGCCAGCCGGAACCTCAAGGCCTTCTTCCCCCTCTTGAAGGGGGTTACCAAGGCGAGGGTTCTGCTCTTTGTCCTTTCGGAGGTCATTCTCTACCTCACCCTTACA includes these proteins:
- the moaC gene encoding cyclic pyranopterin monophosphate synthase MoaC, whose protein sequence is MRELTHVDENGVKMVEVGHKGEVFRKAIAKGRIHLRPETIELIRAGKTKKGNVIAAAQIAGILAVKKTPELIPLCHPILLTGVDLTFEFGEDYIEATCEVRAVYKTGVEMEALTGVSVALLTIWDMVKAVEKDESGQYPVTRIENIHVVEKVKAQVQ
- a CDS encoding RtcB family protein, producing MVPLRRIDRIRWEIPEFDKRMRVPGRVYADDQLIEKMKNDKTLEQAANVAMLSGIYKYSIVMPDGHQGYGFPIGGVAAFDAKEGVISPGGVGYDVNCLHEETEVISDLGFRIQVKDLPKAFKRIPLKVYNAKEGHNDHSRIMLVAERDSDEEIYEIKLASGRVLKASGDHPVLTENGYIMAKDIRPGDLVAVYPFEGIEYEEPEVRVLLTRKDFKDEDRQLVKYLEERGLLPLRMDDPRIGILARILGYFIGDGSFDIYSESNGRERIITFFYGDEGGLESLRKDIKFYFNIRASKVYKRTRKGNVRTAWEEFETTGTKYSIKTTSKAFSKLLIKLGAPVGKKTNVDFDVPEWIKKAPKWVKRNFLAGLFGADGSKPRLISDKHKYTPNSISLTAVKTKELEESLVRFLNSIKELLAEFDVTSHVRKVKEYDNRVMYRLVIYSNTREIYNFLSKIGYEYTAQKPYALIFAEYLRRKIVIGENISESNLVQRNRKMRELLPDFQSFLKTYGLEGGFVLDPVIEVERIKSDSKKLYDIGVYHEAHNFIANGLVVHNCGVRLIRTNLTEKEVRPHIKELVDTLFKNVPSGLGSKGRVRLHWSKLDDVLADGAKWAVENGYGWKEDLEHLEEGGRMEGADPNAVSQKAKQRGAPQLGSLGSGNHFLEVQVVDKIFDERIAKAYGLFEGQVVVMVHTGSRGLGHQVASDYLRIMEKANRKYNVPWPDRELVSVPFQTEEGQRYFSAMKAAANFAWANRQMITHWVRESFEEVFKRKAEDMEMSIVYDVAHNIAKVEEHEVDGKKVKVVVHRKGATRAFPAGHPDVPRAYRDVGQPVLIPGSMGTASYVLAGAEGSMRETFGSSCHGAGRLLSRKAATRQYRGDRLKNELAQRGIYVRAASMRVVAEEAPGAYKSVDNVVNVVHEAGIANLVARMRPMGVAKG